The proteins below come from a single Rhizobium etli CFN 42 genomic window:
- a CDS encoding SOS response-associated peptidase family protein has product MCNDYRLMVDVSSVVEDFADIKIKIRFGEGAPNLEAREDIKITDIGPIVRPIDGTRDEGELVQRRWSWPGPNKRPVYNFRSEGREFTSNRCLIISDGFYEFTDPKDPKKKRKDKWLFTKKDEPIFCIAGIWRDTPDVGQAFTMLTMEPGPDIAPYHDRQIVILERGSWADWLDPSVSAKSLIRPLSAGTLAVEQVG; this is encoded by the coding sequence ATGTGCAATGACTATCGGCTGATGGTGGATGTCTCCTCGGTTGTCGAGGATTTCGCCGACATCAAGATCAAGATCCGCTTCGGCGAAGGCGCGCCGAACCTCGAAGCGCGCGAGGACATCAAGATTACCGATATAGGCCCGATAGTCAGACCGATCGACGGAACCCGTGACGAGGGAGAGCTCGTGCAGCGGCGCTGGAGCTGGCCGGGACCGAACAAGCGGCCGGTCTATAATTTCCGCTCGGAAGGACGGGAGTTCACCTCCAATCGCTGTCTGATCATTTCCGATGGCTTTTATGAGTTCACCGATCCGAAGGACCCGAAAAAGAAGCGCAAGGACAAGTGGCTGTTCACCAAAAAGGACGAGCCGATCTTCTGCATTGCCGGCATCTGGCGCGACACGCCGGACGTCGGTCAGGCCTTCACCATGCTGACGATGGAACCGGGTCCAGACATCGCGCCCTACCACGATCGGCAGATTGTTATCCTGGAACGCGGCTCCTGGGCCGACTGGCTCGATCCATCGGTTTCTGCGAAGTCGCTGATCAGGCCGCTTTCCGCGGGCACCCTCGCTGTAGAACAGGTCGGGTAA
- the dinB gene encoding DNA polymerase IV, which translates to MTNDEGLERPRKIIHIDMDAYYASVEQRDNPELRGKPIAVGGSAARGVVAAASYEARKFGVHSAMPSVTAKRKCPDLIFVPPRFDIYKAVSQQIREIFAEYTPMIEPLSLDEAYLDVTHNLKGMEIATEIALEIRARIKAITGLNASAGISYNKFLAKMASDLNKPNGQAVITPRNGPAFVEALPVKKFHGVGPATAEKMHRLGIDTGADLKGKTLEFLVEHFGKSGPYFYGIARGIDERQVKPNRVRKSVGAEDTFSQDLHAYEPAREALQPLIEKVWGYCEANGIGAKTVMLKVKYADFNQITRSKTVPIPLAAIADLEEIVGLLLAPIFPPRKGIRLLGVSLSSLERRAAGTEPQLRLAL; encoded by the coding sequence ATGACAAATGATGAAGGTCTCGAGCGGCCGCGCAAGATCATCCATATAGATATGGATGCCTATTACGCGTCGGTTGAGCAGCGCGATAATCCGGAATTACGCGGCAAGCCGATTGCCGTCGGTGGATCAGCCGCCCGCGGCGTGGTGGCGGCGGCGAGCTATGAGGCGCGCAAATTCGGCGTGCACTCTGCGATGCCGTCGGTCACCGCGAAACGGAAGTGCCCCGACCTCATCTTCGTGCCACCGCGCTTCGATATCTACAAGGCGGTGTCGCAGCAGATCCGCGAAATCTTCGCCGAATACACGCCAATGATCGAGCCGTTGTCACTCGATGAGGCCTATCTCGATGTCACGCACAATCTCAAAGGCATGGAAATCGCCACCGAAATTGCGCTGGAGATCCGCGCTAGGATCAAAGCGATCACCGGCCTCAACGCCTCGGCCGGCATCTCCTACAACAAGTTCCTCGCCAAGATGGCGAGCGATCTCAACAAGCCCAACGGCCAAGCGGTCATTACGCCGCGCAATGGGCCGGCTTTCGTCGAGGCCCTTCCCGTCAAGAAATTCCATGGCGTCGGCCCGGCGACGGCGGAAAAGATGCACCGGCTTGGAATCGATACCGGCGCCGACCTCAAGGGAAAGACGCTCGAATTCCTGGTCGAGCATTTCGGGAAGTCCGGTCCCTATTTTTACGGCATTGCCCGCGGCATCGATGAGCGCCAGGTCAAGCCGAACCGGGTGCGCAAATCCGTCGGCGCCGAAGATACCTTCTCGCAGGACCTCCACGCTTACGAGCCGGCCCGCGAGGCGCTTCAGCCGCTGATCGAAAAGGTGTGGGGTTATTGCGAGGCCAATGGGATCGGCGCCAAGACGGTGATGCTCAAGGTCAAATATGCCGATTTCAACCAGATCACCCGCAGCAAGACCGTTCCCATTCCTCTGGCCGCGATCGCCGATCTGGAGGAGATCGTGGGCCTGCTGCTGGCGCCGATCTTTCCGCCCCGAAAGGGCATTCGCCTGCTTGGCGTCTCGCTGTCGTCGCTCGAAAGGCGCGCCGCCGGAACGGAACCGCAACTGCGGTTGGCGCTTTAG
- a CDS encoding SDR family oxidoreductase codes for MSRLANKTALITGGTSGIGLETARQFVAEGARVAVTGSSAASVEKARKELGENVIVIQSDAGDVAAQKDVVNQVKEAFGQLDVLFVNAGVAQFGPVESWSEDDFDKSFATNVKGPYFLIQALLPVLSKGASIVLNTSINAHIGMPNSSVYSLTKGALLTLAKTLSGELVGRGIRVNAISPGPIATPLYGKLGMSEADMKAMAEGVQNQIPAGRFGDVSEVAKTVVFFASDEASFIVGSELVIDGGMSNL; via the coding sequence ATGTCCAGACTTGCAAACAAGACCGCCCTCATTACCGGCGGCACCAGCGGCATCGGGCTTGAAACCGCACGCCAATTCGTCGCCGAAGGCGCTCGGGTCGCTGTGACAGGCAGCAGCGCGGCCAGTGTTGAGAAGGCGCGCAAGGAACTTGGCGAGAACGTGATCGTCATCCAGTCAGACGCAGGCGACGTTGCCGCCCAGAAAGACGTGGTAAACCAGGTGAAGGAAGCTTTCGGTCAGCTCGACGTCCTATTTGTAAACGCTGGCGTCGCTCAATTCGGCCCAGTTGAGAGCTGGTCGGAGGACGATTTCGACAAGTCGTTTGCGACGAACGTGAAAGGCCCCTATTTCCTGATCCAAGCTCTCCTGCCTGTCCTTTCAAAGGGTGCCTCGATCGTGCTGAACACGTCGATCAACGCGCACATCGGCATGCCGAACTCCAGCGTCTATTCGCTGACAAAGGGCGCGCTTCTAACACTGGCGAAAACGCTGTCGGGTGAACTGGTGGGGCGCGGCATCCGCGTCAACGCCATTAGCCCGGGCCCGATCGCAACCCCGCTGTACGGAAAGCTCGGCATGTCGGAAGCCGATATGAAGGCTATGGCCGAAGGTGTGCAGAACCAGATCCCGGCCGGCCGTTTTGGTGACGTGTCAGAAGTGGCGAAGACCGTGGTGTTCTTTGCATCGGACGAGGCGTCCTTTATCGTCGGCAGCGAGCTCGTCATCGACGGCGGCATGAGTAACCTCTAA
- a CDS encoding Crp/Fnr family transcriptional regulator, with amino-acid sequence MLQKVPPMFRNELLNSFSDEMRWLEADLQPVKLDVGDILVEPDAPIQHVHFIERGIVAAVTTTQGGRSLEVFSVGREGMTGVSVLLGADRTSWRSFVQEAGSAIRIPTWAIREAAERSPSLRERLLRYAHSVMVQLAETALALGHYSLNQRLARLILMSHDRAGSDELLMTHEFVAMMLGVRRAGVSTALAFLEGEGMIRSTRGKVSIRNRSKLVAMAGGSYNRFGTASTNFYEAARTVPTKNAFQAGTNQQH; translated from the coding sequence ATGTTACAAAAAGTCCCGCCGATGTTCCGCAATGAATTGCTGAACTCGTTTTCAGACGAAATGCGATGGCTGGAGGCCGATCTTCAACCGGTCAAGCTCGACGTCGGAGATATCCTTGTTGAGCCTGATGCTCCCATTCAGCATGTCCACTTCATCGAGCGCGGGATCGTCGCCGCGGTTACGACAACACAAGGCGGCCGAAGCCTCGAAGTCTTCAGTGTGGGCCGGGAAGGCATGACCGGTGTCTCTGTTCTCCTGGGGGCCGACAGAACGTCATGGCGGAGCTTTGTTCAAGAAGCAGGTTCTGCCATCCGCATTCCTACATGGGCTATTCGGGAGGCGGCGGAGCGTAGCCCTTCACTGCGCGAGAGGCTTCTCCGATACGCTCACTCGGTGATGGTGCAATTGGCGGAGACAGCACTTGCCTTGGGCCACTACTCTTTAAACCAACGTTTGGCCCGCCTCATCCTGATGAGCCATGACCGTGCCGGAAGCGACGAACTTCTTATGACGCACGAGTTCGTGGCTATGATGCTTGGAGTCCGGCGCGCTGGAGTTTCCACGGCGTTGGCCTTTCTTGAAGGCGAAGGCATGATCAGGTCGACGCGCGGCAAAGTCAGCATCCGTAATCGTAGCAAACTCGTCGCCATGGCAGGTGGGAGCTACAACCGCTTCGGGACCGCCTCGACCAACTTCTATGAGGCTGCGCGCACAGTGCCGACAAAAAACGCTTTTCAGGCGGGAACAAATCAGCAGCACTAA
- a CDS encoding SOS response-associated peptidase family protein — protein MMNATAFQSDAPLDERRVIIRRHDGDVEMVELPWGLRPRDGGPRAVNVVRSEGRTFPSYRCLVPASEFRHKSFSFSLANGDWFYFAGIWRPATEDWPEAYAILTIEANADIAPIHDRQMAVLTRDQRIDWLNGVVPEEEILRPLPAGTFRVKRRACEPAQPMLAI, from the coding sequence ATAATGAACGCGACCGCTTTCCAGTCCGATGCCCCGCTCGACGAGCGCCGTGTCATCATCAGGCGCCATGACGGCGATGTGGAGATGGTGGAGCTGCCATGGGGGCTGCGACCCCGCGACGGCGGCCCGCGCGCCGTTAACGTCGTCCGATCGGAAGGGCGGACATTCCCGAGCTACCGCTGCCTGGTGCCGGCTTCGGAGTTTCGCCACAAGAGCTTCAGCTTTTCACTCGCCAACGGCGACTGGTTCTATTTCGCGGGAATCTGGCGCCCGGCGACTGAGGATTGGCCGGAGGCCTATGCCATCCTGACCATCGAGGCGAATGCCGACATCGCGCCTATTCACGATCGGCAGATGGCGGTGCTGACACGCGACCAGCGCATAGACTGGCTCAATGGAGTTGTCCCCGAAGAGGAAATCCTGCGGCCGCTGCCGGCGGGCACCTTCCGGGTCAAGCGCCGCGCCTGCGAGCCTGCCCAGCCGATGCTCGCGATCTAA
- a CDS encoding tautomerase family protein, with protein MPFVNIKTPEGALSRSQKEEIVHRATDMLVEYFSEAARPHTMVLIEEVKDGGYGRADEIFILPGTYRAKEN; from the coding sequence ATGCCATTCGTTAACATAAAGACCCCTGAAGGCGCGCTCAGCCGCTCCCAGAAGGAAGAAATCGTGCACAGAGCCACCGACATGCTGGTGGAGTATTTCTCGGAGGCGGCACGGCCACACACAATGGTGCTGATCGAGGAAGTAAAGGACGGCGGATACGGGCGCGCGGACGAGATTTTCATCCTTCCGGGTACCTATCGCGCGAAAGAAAATTAA
- a CDS encoding SDR family oxidoreductase, with protein MTIKGQRVAIVTGASKGIGRAIALRLAQDGVAVVVNYASSLQAADAVVADIELAGGKALAVQVDISGPAAAADLFTAAEERFGGTDILVNNAGIIKLAPIADSDDASFEQQIAINLTGTFRAVREAARRLRDGGRIINFSSSVVGAYGPSYGVYAASKAAVEAITHVASKELGRRGITVNAVAPGPVETELFMSGKPDELVQRIVGTIPLGRLGQPDDIASVVSFLAGPEGGWVNGQVLRANGGMI; from the coding sequence ATGACCATCAAAGGACAGCGCGTCGCTATCGTCACCGGCGCATCGAAAGGCATCGGCCGAGCCATTGCGCTCCGGCTGGCGCAAGACGGCGTCGCCGTCGTGGTGAATTACGCAAGCAGCCTTCAGGCGGCTGATGCGGTCGTCGCAGACATTGAATTGGCCGGCGGAAAGGCTCTCGCGGTGCAGGTTGACATAAGCGGTCCGGCCGCGGCTGCCGATCTGTTCACCGCGGCCGAAGAGCGCTTCGGCGGGACCGACATCCTGGTCAACAATGCCGGGATCATAAAACTGGCTCCGATTGCCGATTCGGACGACGCGAGTTTCGAGCAGCAGATCGCCATAAACCTCACAGGGACATTCCGCGCCGTGCGCGAAGCAGCCCGTCGGCTCCGCGATGGTGGGCGCATCATCAATTTCTCTTCCAGCGTCGTCGGCGCTTACGGGCCGAGTTACGGTGTCTATGCCGCAAGCAAAGCGGCCGTCGAGGCGATCACGCACGTCGCCTCGAAGGAACTCGGCCGGCGCGGCATAACCGTCAATGCGGTCGCGCCCGGTCCCGTCGAGACAGAACTGTTCATGTCCGGCAAGCCCGACGAACTGGTCCAGCGAATTGTCGGCACCATTCCGCTGGGGCGCCTAGGCCAACCGGACGACATTGCCTCGGTCGTTTCCTTCCTTGCCGGTCCGGAAGGCGGCTGGGTGAACGGTCAGGTGCTACGCGCCAATGGCGGCATGATCTGA
- a CDS encoding ImuA family protein — MTTSVATSNAVLDELREKIASLEGAGSRRRSVLPFGVGEIDAQLPGGGLAFGALHEVAGGGNDAIDGAAAALFIGGIAARTTGKVVWCLTRFDLFFPALAQVGLHPDRVIFVECDKEETVLASFEEALRYGGLGAVVAELVRLPMTASRRLQLAAEKSGTLGLVIRRWRRQTEASDFGMPTAAVTRWRISVLPSEPLPVPGVGRARWLAELMRVRAGEGGEFIIGACDGKGRICLSSDTADRPDQARRSFAIS; from the coding sequence ATGACCACATCAGTCGCCACTTCGAATGCCGTTCTCGACGAGTTGCGCGAGAAAATCGCCAGCCTGGAAGGAGCGGGCTCGCGCCGTCGCAGTGTGCTTCCGTTTGGGGTTGGCGAGATCGATGCGCAGCTGCCCGGAGGTGGCCTGGCCTTTGGTGCCCTGCACGAAGTCGCCGGCGGCGGGAACGATGCGATCGACGGCGCGGCCGCGGCGCTCTTCATCGGCGGCATCGCGGCCCGGACCACCGGCAAGGTGGTCTGGTGCCTCACCCGCTTCGATCTGTTCTTTCCAGCACTTGCCCAGGTGGGACTTCACCCCGATCGCGTCATCTTCGTCGAATGCGACAAGGAAGAGACGGTGCTCGCAAGCTTCGAAGAGGCGTTGCGGTATGGCGGCCTCGGCGCCGTCGTCGCCGAACTGGTGCGCCTGCCGATGACGGCTTCGCGCCGGCTGCAGCTTGCGGCGGAAAAGTCGGGCACGTTAGGCCTGGTGATCCGCCGATGGCGGCGCCAGACGGAAGCCTCCGATTTCGGCATGCCGACGGCAGCTGTAACCCGTTGGCGGATCTCGGTGCTGCCGTCCGAGCCGCTCCCCGTGCCGGGCGTCGGCCGCGCGCGCTGGCTGGCAGAACTGATGCGGGTCAGGGCAGGCGAGGGAGGAGAATTCATTATCGGAGCATGTGATGGCAAGGGTCGTATCTGTCTTTCTTCCGACACTGCCGACCGACCGGATCAGGCGCGCCGATCCTTCGCTATCTCCTGA
- a CDS encoding LysR family transcriptional regulator produces the protein MDRLDRMQLFIRIVERRSFAAAASDLGLARSTATEAIKQLEDDLGVRLLERTTRHVAPTLDGAAFYRRCVAILAEVDEAENVFRDMQPRGLLRVDAHPLLTRTFLLPRLNEFLDRYPLLDLQIGQGDRLVDLVREGIDCVIRAGEIADSGLIMRRLGMIAEITCASPAYIARHGVPRSPDAMEGHRAVGFISSRTGQVMPLEFTVGSTVRSVTLPCRLTVNNSDTMSDLARLGFGLIQAPRYRLQRDLDEGTLVEVLADFLPPPTPLTALYPQNRQLSPRVRVFLDWIVELFSEADF, from the coding sequence ATGGATCGGCTTGACCGCATGCAGCTCTTTATCCGGATCGTCGAGCGGCGTAGCTTCGCCGCCGCGGCGTCCGACCTTGGGCTTGCACGTTCCACGGCCACTGAAGCGATCAAGCAGTTGGAAGACGATCTCGGCGTTCGCCTTCTCGAGCGAACCACCCGCCATGTCGCGCCGACACTGGACGGCGCTGCCTTCTACAGGCGATGTGTTGCGATCCTGGCGGAGGTGGACGAGGCGGAAAACGTCTTCCGTGACATGCAACCGCGCGGCCTGCTGCGCGTCGACGCCCATCCCTTGCTGACACGCACATTCCTGTTGCCGCGGCTCAATGAATTCCTCGATCGTTATCCTCTGCTGGACCTGCAGATCGGGCAGGGCGACCGGCTGGTCGATCTCGTCAGGGAGGGTATCGACTGCGTCATCCGCGCCGGAGAGATTGCTGATAGCGGCCTGATCATGCGTCGCCTCGGGATGATTGCTGAAATCACCTGTGCCAGCCCAGCCTATATAGCGAGGCACGGAGTGCCACGCTCACCCGACGCGATGGAGGGGCATCGCGCCGTTGGCTTCATATCGTCCCGCACCGGGCAGGTCATGCCGCTCGAGTTCACGGTCGGTAGCACTGTACGCTCGGTAACCTTGCCGTGCCGGCTAACGGTCAACAACTCCGACACAATGTCCGATCTCGCCCGCCTCGGCTTCGGCCTCATTCAAGCGCCGCGTTACCGCCTCCAGCGGGACCTAGACGAAGGGACGCTGGTCGAGGTTCTTGCCGACTTTCTTCCACCGCCGACACCGCTTACCGCGCTCTACCCGCAGAACCGCCAGCTTTCACCGCGGGTGCGCGTCTTTCTCGACTGGATCGTCGAATTGTTCTCCGAAGCTGATTTCTGA